Proteins encoded within one genomic window of Gammaproteobacteria bacterium:
- a CDS encoding ATP-binding protein, whose product MRKHLHSLTYLFFDFSPKVQWGIIILLLTSIAIAHNSMQIPDMSLLMVVTQKLFFIPVILAGFISGVLGGTLVAIVAAVLYPHYLLPHLHTEYMFSIPVVSDMVLLVVVGLTTGWLSDRIKDELERHRRTAQQRDQALQELTLSYERARRAEQLAALGQMAAGIAHEVRNPLTSMQGAVDLLKRSISSNPERATTLLSRLEKEITRLDDITQHVLQYARPPKASLEPINPLDLCNDVLETAKPQAKSQGLSLKFTQAHSANTKIHGDRDQLQRVILNLVLNALQFSDPHTTVSMNSSLDENNWHLIISNHGPAISEDDRRHIFEPFFTTRAEGTGLGLAIGARIVESHNGTLVCQSNDGVTRFILTIPKA is encoded by the coding sequence ATGAGAAAACATCTCCATTCACTCACTTACCTTTTTTTTGATTTTTCACCAAAAGTGCAGTGGGGTATCATCATACTTCTACTGACCAGCATCGCCATTGCGCATAACAGCATGCAGATTCCTGACATGTCACTGCTGATGGTGGTCACCCAAAAGCTGTTCTTCATTCCGGTTATTCTTGCCGGCTTTATCTCCGGCGTACTGGGCGGAACCCTGGTGGCCATCGTAGCCGCCGTACTCTACCCCCACTACCTGCTGCCACACCTGCATACAGAGTATATGTTCAGCATCCCCGTCGTCAGTGATATGGTGCTGCTGGTGGTGGTTGGCCTCACAACCGGCTGGCTGAGTGATCGAATCAAAGATGAGTTGGAACGTCACCGCCGCACAGCACAACAGCGTGACCAAGCCCTACAAGAGCTAACTCTAAGCTATGAGCGCGCCCGGCGCGCCGAACAACTTGCTGCACTCGGGCAGATGGCAGCCGGCATTGCCCATGAAGTACGCAACCCCCTTACCAGTATGCAGGGTGCGGTTGACCTGCTTAAACGCAGCATTTCCAGCAACCCGGAAAGAGCCACCACTCTGCTTAGCCGGCTCGAGAAAGAGATTACTCGCCTGGATGATATTACCCAGCATGTACTGCAATATGCCCGCCCACCCAAGGCCTCTCTCGAACCCATCAACCCCCTCGATTTATGCAATGATGTGTTGGAGACCGCCAAGCCACAGGCCAAAAGCCAAGGTCTCTCACTCAAGTTTACCCAGGCGCACTCAGCCAATACAAAAATTCACGGTGATCGAGATCAACTACAACGGGTCATACTCAATCTAGTTCTCAACGCCTTACAGTTCTCGGATCCGCACACCACAGTTAGCATGAACTCATCACTGGATGAAAATAATTGGCACCTTATCATCAGCAACCATGGGCCTGCCATTAGTGAAGATGACCGAAGGCATATCTTCGAACCCTTTTTCACCACCCGCGCTGAAGGCACGGGCCTTGGCTTGGCAATTGGTGCGAGAATTGTCGAGTCACATAATGGTACACTCGTCTGCCAGAGCAACGATGGGGTAACCCGCTTCATATTAACCATCCCAAAGGCATAA
- a CDS encoding sigma-54 dependent transcriptional regulator yields the protein MSAPLILIADDDPGIREVLAFQLEDAGYQVLQACHGAEAFKIYQEQQPDLLLTDLRMPIQDGHALLQSVLEIDPFATVIVMTAYASVEAAVDIMKTGAFDFLVKPFKEEEVLSILERGIQVAKLKGENKRLRKALQATQDGELQSRSDKMQLVYQQAHSIADTDANVLINGETGTGKEHLAQSIHRHSHRAGSAWIVVNCGALPEQLVEAELFGHTKGAFTGASQARDGRIAAADNGTLLLDEIGDLPLSAQVKLLRFLQEGEIQAIGADAPRHVDVRVIAATHKDLHAMMKEGSFREDLYYRLSVITLHLPALRERREDIMPLANMFLEQSAASHNRQPASFTPAGAKLIENFGWPGNVRQLKNLCERWVLLYANKELNSETLQADLSSNTQSSSWELPPEGVNLAELERQLIEQALARTQGNKSQAARLLGISRHTLDYRLEKYKIK from the coding sequence ATGTCAGCACCCCTTATTCTTATTGCAGATGATGATCCCGGCATTCGTGAGGTACTGGCCTTTCAGTTGGAAGATGCGGGCTACCAGGTCCTACAAGCGTGCCATGGTGCCGAAGCGTTTAAAATCTACCAAGAGCAACAGCCTGACCTGCTACTCACCGACCTGCGAATGCCAATACAAGATGGCCATGCACTGCTGCAATCGGTACTCGAAATTGACCCCTTTGCCACGGTTATTGTCATGACGGCCTACGCCAGCGTAGAAGCCGCTGTTGATATTATGAAAACCGGCGCTTTTGATTTTTTGGTAAAACCATTCAAGGAGGAGGAGGTACTCTCCATTCTGGAGCGCGGCATTCAGGTCGCCAAACTAAAAGGGGAGAACAAGCGCCTGCGGAAAGCACTCCAGGCGACTCAGGACGGAGAGCTACAGAGTCGCTCTGATAAAATGCAACTGGTCTATCAACAGGCACACAGCATTGCCGATACAGATGCCAATGTCTTGATCAACGGGGAGACCGGCACCGGCAAAGAGCATCTTGCACAAAGCATTCACCGCCATTCACATCGTGCAGGCAGTGCTTGGATAGTGGTTAATTGTGGCGCACTACCCGAACAACTGGTGGAGGCAGAGCTGTTTGGGCATACCAAAGGGGCTTTTACCGGCGCAAGCCAAGCGCGGGATGGGCGCATTGCGGCGGCTGATAATGGCACGCTACTGCTTGATGAAATTGGTGACCTGCCTCTCAGTGCACAAGTGAAACTGCTGCGTTTTCTACAGGAGGGAGAGATTCAAGCCATTGGAGCCGATGCCCCACGCCATGTCGATGTACGGGTTATTGCCGCAACCCACAAAGATCTGCACGCGATGATGAAGGAGGGGTCATTCAGGGAGGATCTCTACTACCGCCTCAGCGTTATCACCTTGCATCTGCCCGCCCTGCGCGAACGCAGAGAAGACATTATGCCGCTGGCCAATATGTTTCTCGAACAGTCTGCCGCCAGCCACAACCGGCAGCCCGCATCATTCACCCCCGCAGGTGCCAAACTGATTGAAAACTTTGGCTGGCCAGGTAATGTACGCCAACTGAAAAACCTCTGTGAACGCTGGGTGCTGCTCTACGCAAACAAAGAGCTAAACTCCGAGACGCTACAAGCCGATCTCAGCAGTAACACGCAATCAAGCAGCTGGGAGCTACCCCCTGAAGGGGTTAATTTGGCCGAACTGGAGCGTCAATTAATTGAGCAGGCACTCGCCCGAACACAAGGCAACAAGAGCCAGGCAGCACGGCTATTGGGGATTAGCCGGCACACCCTCGATTACCGCCTAGAAAAATACAAAATAAAATAG